A single Lolium perenne isolate Kyuss_39 chromosome 6, Kyuss_2.0, whole genome shotgun sequence DNA region contains:
- the LOC127334407 gene encoding coleoptile phototropism protein 1, giving the protein MWESESDAGERGLVPVLGGSDRHDAVKSDGFVRRDQCWYVNSDIPSDLLVKVGDVSFNLHKYPMISRSGKMGRVIYESASPAAAVDPDTSVADLDDLPGGADSFELAARFCYGMAVDLTASNISGLRCAAEYLEMTEDLEEGNLIFKTEAFLSYVVLSSWRDSIVVLKSCEGLSPWAENLQIVRRCSESIAWKACANPRGVRWAYTGASSGRPPRSGGGTASPRWNVGGGDSKESSPSRQAVPPADWWFEDVSVLRIDHFVRVVTAIKVKGMRFDLIGASITHYASKWLPGLTKDVANGGGGGVADEPWAQVSAGGGLHMIIAGAGAGGKDDAATSAPAREQRMVVESLISIIPPQRDSVSCGFLLRLLRLAIMLKAAPALVTELEKRVGMQLEQAALPDLLIPSVGRADTAYDVDLVQRLVEHFLVQEQTDQVSSSSPGRGEPEYYSSAASARMPPAGAASASASSGLNAKARVARLLDSYLSEVSRDRNLSLTKFQVLAESLPESARACDDGLYRAVDSYLKAHPTLTEHERKRLCRVMDCQKLSFDACMHAAQNERLPLRVVVQVLFSEQVKISNALAGSSALKAGGADGPLASSSVPTRRQLLDATPQSFQEGWAAAKKDINTLKFELESMKAKYLELQHDMDALQKQVEPSPAAAGPGAKMGGGKAQQPQGPSAWSNGWKKLGRLTKMTGAEAAGPGGHVGANGEAARKAQRRWRNSIS; this is encoded by the exons ATGTGGGAGTCTGAGAGCGACGCCGGCGAGCGGGGGCTCGTCCCCGTCCTCGGCGGCTCCGACCGGCACGACGCGGTCAAGAGCGACGGCTTCGTTCGCAGAGATCAGTGTTG GTATGTCAACAGTGATATCCCCAGCGATTTGCTTGTCAAAGTGGGGGATGTGAGCTTCAATCTTCACAAG TACCCGATGATCTCCCGGAGCGGCAAGATGGGCCGCGTCATTTACGAGTCCGCCTCGCCGGCGGCGGCCGTGGACCCGGACACGTCGGTGGCCGACCTGGACGACCTCCCCGGCGGCGCGGACTCGTTCGAGCTCGCCGCCAGGTTCTGCTACGGCATGGCGGTGGACCTCACGGCGTCCAACATCTCCGGCCTGCGCTGCGCCGCCGAGTACCTGGAGATGACGGAGGACCTGGAGGAGGGGAACCTCATCTTCAAGACGGAGGCGTTCCTCAGCTACGTGGTGCTCTCCTCGTGGCGCGACTCCATCGTGGTGCTCAAGAGCTGCGAGGGCCTCTCGCCGTGGGCGGAGAACCTGCAGATCGTGCGACGGTGCAGCGAGTCCATCGCGTGGAAGGCCTGCGCCAATCCAAGGGGAGTCCGGTGGGCGTACACCGGCGCCAGCAGCGGCAGGCCACCCAGGAGCGGAGGCGGCACGGCGAGCCCACGGTGGAACGTTGGCGGAGGGGACTCCAAGGAGTCGAGCCCCAGCCGGCAGGCAGTGCCGCCGGCGGACTGGTGGTTCGAGGACGTGTCCGTGCTCAGGATCGACCACTTCGTGCGAGTCGTCACTGCGATCAAGGTCAAAG GTATGCGGTTCGACCTGATCGGCGCGTCGATCACCCACTACGCGTCGAAATGGCTCCCGGGGCTCACCAAGGACGTCGCcaatggtggcggcggtggcgttgcCGACGAGCCATGGGCGCAGGTCTCCGCGGGTGGCGGCCTCCACATGATCATcgcgggcgcgggcgcgggcggcAAGGACGACGCGGCCACGAGCGCGCCGGCGCGGGAGCAGCGCATGGTGGTGGAGAGCCTGATCAGCATCATACCCCCGCAGCGTGACAGCGTGTCCtgcggcttcctcctccgcctgctCCGCCTCGCCATCATGCTCAAGGCCGCCCCGGCCCTCGTCACGGAGCTCGAGAAGCGCGTCGGAATGCAGCTCGAGCAGGCGGCGCTTCCCGAcctcctcatcccgtccgtcggccgCGCCGACACCGCCTACGACGTCGACCTCGTGCAGCGGCTCGTGGAGCACTTCCTGGTGCAGGAGCAGACGGACCAGGTGTCGTCGTCCAGCCCGGGCCGCGGGGAGCCAGAGTACTACAGCTCCGCCGCGAGCGCGAGGATGCCGCCGGCCGGCGCGGCTTCGGCGTCGGCGTCGTCGGGGCTGAACGCCAAGGCGCGCGTCGCGCGGCTTCTGGACAGCTACCTCTCGGAGGTGTCCCGCGACCGCAACCTCTCCCTGACCAAGTTCCAGGTGTTGGCCGAGTCGCTCCCGGAGTCTGCGCGCGCCTGCGACGACGGGCTGTACCGCGCCGTGGACTCGTACCTGAAGGCGCACCCGACGCTGACGGAGCACGAGCGGAAGCGGCTGTGCCGGGTGATGGACTGCCAGAAGCTGTCGTTCGACGCGTGCATGCACGCGGCGCAGAACGAGCGGCTGCCGCTgcgggtggtggtgcaggtgctcttCTCCGAGCAGGTCAAGATCAGCAACGCGCTGGCGGGGTCCTCGGCGCTCAAGGCCGGAGGGGCGGACGGGCCGCTGGCCTCTTCCTCCGTGCCGACGCGGCGGCAGCTGCTGGACGCCACGCCGCAGTCGTTCCAGGAGGGGTGGGCGGCGGCCAAGAAGGACATCAACACGCTCAAGTTCGAGCTGGAGAGCATGAAGGCCAAGTACCTGGAGCTGCAGCACGACATGGACGCGCTCCAGAAGCAGGTGGAGCcgtcgccggcagcagccggcccCGGCGCAAAGATGGGCGGCGGCAAGGCGCAGCAGCCGCAGGGACCATCGGCGTGGAGCAATGGGTGGAAGAAGCTGGGGAGGCTGACCAAGATGACGGGCGCCGAGGCGGCGGGGCCGGGTGGCCACGTAGGAGCTAACGGCGAGGCGGCCAGGAAGGCGCAGCGGAGGTGGAGGAACTCCATCTCGTGA